The following coding sequences are from one Streptomyces sp. NBC_01232 window:
- a CDS encoding sensor histidine kinase — translation MQGRFKRDGSAAAEQEPRGGTDRGSSPQHAQNRGPAVEGAGPDTSAAVKAKGRGKSVKARVKAKAGPAALAGPAEQDVAIPKAPNGPGSRLAMQNWRISTRLVSLLTLPVVAATTLGGFRINDSLNDIAQLEHMQLLTTMTRQATNLAAMLQEERDLSAGPLSLSKGKSTTTVDVARQSTDTAAKAFAAATDKVDSTGEKDDTLRSIRNNVLQIGRQLTNIETIRSRAYVNGAQQTVSEYNSVIVSLLSLSQDMAQATSNPEMIKRTRALAAFSAAKEYASIQRAIIAASLPDTSEKQGELKENDRLYALSAQKGEQQAKTTFGLVYQGRTEDLLAGLGDSNSEISTADGYSRRVLSSPDAFLRERNRSWLDWYDADGTKLTAMKVIELTLLEEMEQKARELKNEAQQDAIINGALILLVLGVSLVGAFVMARSMIRSLRRLQDTATRVAQDRLPELVKQLSESDPQDVDTSVESVGVHTRDEIGQVAAAFDDVHREAVRLAAEQALLRGNVNAMFTNLSRRSQGLIQRQLSLISELESREADPDQLSSLFKLDHLATRMRRNGENLLVLAGEEPGRRWTRPVPLVDVLRAAASEVEQYERVELASVPGTDVAGRVVNDLVHVLAELLENATSFSSPQTKVKVTGHALPDGRVLVEIHDTGIGLSPEDLAAINERLASPPTVDVSVSRRMGLFVVGRLSLRHGIRIQLRPSDSGGTTALVMLPVDVAQGGKKPAPMAGQGGQGAQGGPAGAPGAPGAQGAVPGAGARPSVGSGPQRGQVAPGAQRAALPGRDGAGQRPQGPQGGRPQQGGPGGRPQQGPTTAGQGQGAFGSGAPLPARGPVASAGFGGGPQARPASGPSGFPQGNGFERPQPPQQQQPQQQPQQPAAPAAPAPGGPRPQLPPRGGAPRAELPGPQTTSWGSDQARGHDELSGPGSTSEFARPDFNAPMPQGDAGNSTTGQFERPDVRGNVNPSTTGQFERPGYQPQRPGGPGVGGYAPQPQTPQQPQPQHMQPLPQGHRPEALPPAQSSGDARSPIFDTLESNWFREEGQQPPAQGPAVPQQPQQSAPASPAPQRPLPQRGQEQAAESAVTATGATPTVSWRSSPNDELMRQAERVRQPAAGGITTSGLPRRVPRANLVAGTAQQQSEAQAGPQVSRAPDDVRGRLTNLRRGIQQGRQAGNNGPATGSYHIDPTYQQER, via the coding sequence GTGCAGGGACGATTCAAGAGGGATGGCAGCGCTGCGGCGGAGCAGGAGCCGCGCGGCGGGACCGACCGTGGCTCCTCGCCCCAGCACGCCCAGAACCGCGGGCCGGCTGTCGAAGGCGCAGGCCCCGACACCTCCGCCGCGGTGAAGGCGAAGGGCCGTGGGAAGTCCGTCAAGGCCAGGGTCAAGGCGAAAGCCGGACCTGCCGCGCTTGCCGGACCGGCTGAGCAGGACGTGGCGATACCGAAGGCCCCCAACGGGCCCGGTTCTCGCCTCGCCATGCAGAACTGGCGCATCAGCACGCGACTGGTGTCGCTGCTGACCCTGCCGGTCGTCGCCGCCACCACGCTCGGTGGTTTCCGTATCAACGACTCGCTCAACGACATCGCGCAGCTGGAGCACATGCAGCTGCTGACGACGATGACGCGACAGGCCACCAACCTGGCCGCCATGCTCCAGGAGGAGCGCGACCTCTCGGCAGGTCCGCTCTCGCTCTCCAAGGGCAAGAGCACCACCACGGTGGACGTCGCCCGTCAGTCGACGGACACCGCAGCGAAGGCCTTCGCCGCCGCGACCGACAAGGTCGACAGCACGGGCGAGAAGGACGACACGCTCCGGTCGATCCGCAACAACGTCCTGCAGATCGGTCGCCAGCTCACCAACATCGAGACGATCCGCAGCCGGGCGTACGTCAACGGCGCCCAGCAGACCGTCAGCGAATACAACTCGGTGATCGTCTCGCTGCTCTCCCTCTCCCAGGACATGGCGCAGGCCACCTCCAACCCGGAGATGATCAAGCGTACCCGTGCCCTGGCGGCGTTCTCCGCCGCCAAGGAGTACGCCTCCATCCAGCGCGCGATCATCGCCGCCTCGCTCCCCGACACCTCGGAGAAGCAGGGCGAGCTGAAGGAGAACGACCGGCTGTACGCCCTCTCCGCGCAGAAGGGCGAGCAGCAGGCGAAGACGACCTTCGGACTCGTCTACCAGGGCCGCACCGAGGACCTCCTCGCCGGTCTGGGCGACAGCAACTCCGAGATCTCCACCGCCGACGGCTACTCCCGCCGCGTCCTGTCCAGCCCCGACGCGTTCCTCCGCGAGCGGAACCGCTCCTGGCTCGACTGGTACGACGCCGACGGCACCAAGCTCACGGCCATGAAGGTCATCGAGCTGACCCTGCTCGAGGAGATGGAGCAGAAGGCCCGCGAGCTGAAGAACGAGGCCCAGCAGGACGCCATCATCAACGGTGCCCTGATCCTCCTCGTCCTCGGCGTCTCCCTCGTCGGCGCGTTCGTCATGGCCCGCTCCATGATCCGCTCGCTGCGCCGCCTGCAGGACACCGCGACGCGCGTCGCCCAGGACCGGCTGCCCGAGCTCGTCAAGCAGCTGTCCGAGTCCGACCCGCAGGACGTGGACACGTCCGTGGAGTCGGTCGGTGTGCACACCCGCGACGAGATCGGCCAGGTGGCCGCGGCATTCGACGACGTGCACCGCGAGGCCGTCCGCCTCGCCGCCGAGCAGGCCCTCCTGCGAGGCAACGTCAACGCGATGTTCACCAACCTCTCCCGCCGCTCGCAGGGCCTCATCCAGCGTCAGCTCTCGCTCATCTCCGAACTGGAGTCGCGCGAGGCCGACCCGGACCAGCTGTCCTCCCTCTTCAAGCTCGACCACCTCGCGACCCGCATGCGCCGTAACGGCGAAAACCTCCTCGTCCTCGCGGGCGAGGAGCCGGGCCGCCGGTGGACCCGCCCCGTCCCGCTGGTCGACGTGCTCCGTGCCGCCGCCTCCGAGGTGGAGCAGTACGAGCGTGTCGAGCTGGCGTCGGTGCCCGGCACCGATGTCGCCGGCCGCGTGGTCAACGACCTCGTGCACGTCCTCGCCGAGCTGCTGGAGAACGCCACCTCGTTCTCCTCCCCGCAGACCAAGGTCAAGGTCACCGGTCACGCACTGCCCGACGGGCGCGTGCTCGTCGAGATCCACGACACCGGTATCGGCCTCTCCCCCGAGGACCTCGCCGCGATCAACGAGCGACTCGCGTCGCCGCCGACCGTGGACGTCTCCGTCTCCCGCCGCATGGGTCTGTTCGTGGTCGGCCGCCTGTCCCTGCGACACGGCATCCGCATCCAGCTGCGCCCGTCCGACTCGGGCGGTACGACGGCCCTCGTCATGCTTCCGGTGGACGTCGCCCAGGGCGGCAAGAAGCCGGCTCCCATGGCGGGCCAGGGCGGCCAGGGTGCTCAGGGCGGCCCCGCCGGCGCTCCGGGTGCTCCCGGTGCGCAGGGTGCCGTGCCCGGTGCGGGCGCACGTCCGTCCGTGGGCTCGGGCCCGCAGCGCGGTCAGGTCGCCCCGGGCGCCCAGCGCGCGGCCCTTCCGGGCCGCGACGGCGCCGGTCAGCGTCCGCAGGGCCCGCAGGGCGGCCGGCCCCAGCAGGGTGGTCCCGGTGGCCGTCCCCAGCAGGGTCCGACCACCGCGGGACAGGGTCAGGGTGCCTTCGGTTCCGGTGCTCCGCTGCCCGCCCGCGGTCCGGTCGCCAGTGCCGGCTTCGGCGGTGGCCCTCAGGCCCGTCCGGCGTCCGGTCCCTCCGGCTTCCCGCAGGGCAACGGCTTCGAGCGACCGCAGCCGCCCCAGCAGCAGCAGCCCCAGCAGCAGCCCCAGCAGCCGGCCGCTCCCGCGGCTCCGGCTCCGGGCGGCCCCCGGCCGCAGCTGCCGCCGCGCGGTGGCGCTCCCCGTGCCGAGCTCCCCGGCCCGCAGACCACCAGCTGGGGCAGCGACCAGGCGCGCGGTCACGACGAGCTCTCGGGCCCCGGCTCGACCTCCGAGTTCGCCCGCCCGGACTTCAACGCCCCGATGCCCCAGGGCGACGCCGGCAACAGCACGACCGGTCAGTTCGAGCGTCCGGACGTGCGGGGCAACGTGAACCCGTCCACCACCGGACAGTTCGAGCGCCCGGGCTACCAGCCCCAGCGTCCCGGCGGCCCCGGTGTCGGCGGTTACGCCCCGCAGCCCCAGACCCCGCAGCAGCCCCAGCCGCAGCACATGCAGCCGCTGCCGCAGGGCCACCGGCCGGAGGCCCTGCCCCCGGCCCAGAGCTCCGGCGACGCCCGCAGCCCGATCTTCGACACCCTGGAGTCGAACTGGTTCCGCGAGGAGGGGCAGCAGCCCCCCGCGCAGGGACCGGCCGTGCCCCAGCAGCCGCAGCAGTCCGCCCCGGCGTCCCCCGCTCCGCAGCGGCCGCTGCCGCAGCGCGGCCAGGAGCAGGCGGCCGAGTCCGCCGTCACGGCGACCGGCGCCACGCCGACCGTCAGCTGGCGGTCCTCGCCGAACGACGAGCTGATGCGGCAGGCCGAGCGCGTGCGTCAGCCCGCCGCCGGCGGTATCACGACCTCGGGGCTGCCCCGCCGGGTCCCGCGGGCGAACCTCGTGGCCGGCACCGCGCAGCAGCAGTCCGAGGCGCAGGCTGGTCCCCAGGTCTCGCGCGCCCCGGACGACGTCCGCGGCCGTCTGACCAACCTCCGACGCGGTATCCAGCAGGGCCGTCAGGCCGGCAACAACGGACCGGCGACCGGCAGTTACCACATCGACCCCACTTACCAGCAGGAGCGTTAG
- a CDS encoding fumarylacetoacetate hydrolase family protein, whose amino-acid sequence MRIARFSIDGNVAFGAVEGDGAPGDDSTLVLDIIKGIPFTDFELSGTKVPLSKVRLLPPVLPNKVVAIGRNYAEHAAELGNEVPDAPITFFKPSTSVVGPGDPITYPSFSQDLHHEAELAVVIGRMCREVPKERVKDVILGYTCANDVTARDVQQREKQWARAKGFDSACPLGPWIETDLDPSDLTIQCTVNGEQRQLGRTSDMVRSIEDLIVHISEAMTLLPGDVILTGTPAGVGPLNVGDEVAVTIEGIGTLTNKVIKRG is encoded by the coding sequence GTGCGCATCGCCAGGTTCTCGATCGACGGCAACGTCGCGTTCGGCGCGGTCGAGGGCGACGGCGCCCCCGGCGACGATTCGACGCTCGTGCTCGACATCATCAAGGGCATCCCTTTCACGGACTTCGAGCTCTCGGGCACGAAGGTCCCGCTGAGCAAGGTCCGGCTGCTGCCGCCCGTGCTCCCGAACAAGGTCGTGGCCATCGGCCGCAACTACGCGGAGCACGCGGCGGAGCTGGGCAACGAGGTCCCGGACGCCCCGATCACCTTCTTCAAGCCCTCCACCTCCGTGGTGGGCCCGGGCGATCCGATCACCTACCCCTCCTTCTCCCAGGACCTCCACCACGAGGCGGAGCTCGCCGTGGTCATCGGCCGTATGTGCCGCGAGGTCCCCAAGGAGCGCGTCAAGGACGTCATCCTCGGCTACACCTGCGCCAACGACGTCACCGCCCGAGACGTCCAGCAGCGCGAGAAGCAGTGGGCCCGGGCCAAGGGCTTCGACAGCGCCTGCCCCCTCGGCCCCTGGATCGAGACCGACCTGGACCCGAGCGACCTGACCATCCAGTGCACGGTCAACGGCGAACAGCGCCAGCTCGGCCGCACCAGTGACATGGTCCGCTCCATCGAGGACCTGATCGTCCACATCTCCGAGGCCATGACGCTGCTCCCCGGCGACGTCATCCTCACGGGGACCCCGGCCGGAGTCGGCCCCCTCAACGTCGGCGACGAGGTCGCCGTCACCATCGAAGGCATCGGCACTCTCACCAACAAGGTGATCAAGCGTGGCTAA